A single Natranaerobius thermophilus JW/NM-WN-LF DNA region contains:
- a CDS encoding NfeD family protein translates to MPVSSEENNSDPKYKLLTVEDTITAGTSQYLEQGIENAINQGYDGVIIVLNTPGGLVDATLDIMGKIVNSPIPVITFVSPSGAIAASAGTFILVSGHVAAMTPGSTCGAAMPVTMQPGEEGTQEADQKTINFLAGHLKSVAREQGRPEEVVEKFVTENLTLNASEALEKNVIEFNEPNLDALLTAIHGHEVTVAGEEITLETENARIDEAEMTFTQQLSHFISNPQIALILFMIGIYGIIFGINMPGTIIPELGGVLSLILALFGLGMFEANTLGIILIVLSVILFIAEVFTPTFGILTTVGVIALVIGGFFLPVEPMLPQAWFDAFQMTVIGMALVTAGYLALVIMKLLKIRKQSAVHKKHGMIGYRGRTTEDLNPEGYIKIRGELWRAKSKDEEFIAKNRDVIVEQVEGIKLMVSETKRSDQEETEKEVEE, encoded by the coding sequence ATGCCTGTAAGTAGTGAAGAAAACAATTCTGACCCCAAATATAAACTATTAACTGTTGAGGACACAATTACAGCAGGCACTAGTCAATATCTGGAGCAAGGAATTGAAAATGCCATAAACCAAGGATATGACGGGGTGATTATAGTCCTAAATACTCCCGGGGGGCTTGTTGATGCCACCTTAGATATTATGGGTAAAATAGTTAATTCTCCTATACCTGTAATCACCTTTGTAAGTCCTTCAGGAGCCATAGCTGCTTCGGCTGGTACTTTTATTTTAGTTAGTGGGCATGTGGCAGCTATGACACCGGGAAGCACTTGTGGCGCTGCTATGCCAGTGACTATGCAGCCGGGGGAAGAGGGGACACAAGAAGCGGATCAAAAAACCATTAATTTTTTGGCCGGTCACTTAAAAAGTGTTGCCAGGGAACAGGGTCGACCTGAAGAAGTTGTCGAGAAATTTGTAACTGAAAATTTAACTCTGAATGCATCGGAAGCTTTGGAGAAGAATGTAATTGAATTCAATGAACCAAATTTAGATGCTTTATTAACCGCTATCCATGGTCATGAAGTTACTGTAGCAGGTGAGGAAATCACCTTAGAAACTGAAAACGCCAGGATAGATGAAGCTGAAATGACTTTTACCCAACAGTTGAGTCACTTTATCAGCAATCCTCAAATAGCATTAATACTATTTATGATCGGTATTTATGGAATTATTTTTGGTATCAATATGCCTGGGACAATTATACCAGAACTTGGGGGAGTCCTTTCACTAATTTTGGCTTTATTTGGTCTAGGTATGTTTGAAGCAAATACCCTTGGCATTATCTTAATTGTATTATCAGTAATTTTATTTATAGCTGAGGTATTCACACCAACTTTCGGTATATTAACTACCGTTGGTGTTATTGCATTAGTCATAGGTGGCTTCTTCTTGCCAGTTGAACCCATGCTCCCTCAAGCATGGTTTGATGCTTTTCAAATGACTGTCATAGGGATGGCTTTGGTAACTGCAGGTTATCTGGCTTTGGTTATAATGAAACTACTTAAAATACGTAAACAGTCTGCTGTACACAAAAAGCATGGAATGATCGGTTATCGTGGCAGGACAACAGAAGATTTGAATCCAGAAGGTTATATTAAAATTCGCGGTGAATTGTGGCGAGCCAAAAGCAAAGATGAGGAATTTATAGCGAAGAATAGAGATGTAATAGTAGAACAAGTTGAGGGGATTAAACTGATGGTATCTGAAACAAAAAGGAGTGACCAAGAGGAGACGGAAAAAGAAGTTGAGGAGTAA
- a CDS encoding sigma-70 family RNA polymerase sigma factor, giving the protein MHFRATKKNRSESYLQDPIGVDKEGNEITLLDILGSDSNMVIDQVTLSIDKDKLRRVIKTLKPREEKILRWRFGLSNEKALTQKEVAEKLGISRSYVSRIEKRILNKMGELLS; this is encoded by the coding sequence ATGCATTTTAGAGCAACTAAAAAGAACCGCTCAGAATCTTATTTGCAAGATCCTATAGGTGTTGATAAAGAGGGAAATGAGATAACTTTACTTGACATACTCGGGTCTGATTCTAATATGGTTATTGATCAAGTGACTTTATCAATAGACAAGGACAAATTACGTAGAGTTATCAAAACCTTAAAACCTAGAGAGGAAAAAATTCTTAGATGGAGATTTGGATTATCCAATGAGAAAGCTTTAACCCAAAAAGAAGTAGCTGAAAAGCTAGGGATTTCTCGTTCTTATGTTTCTAGAATTGAGAAGCGGATTTTAAATAAGATGGGCGAACTGCTCAGTTAA
- a CDS encoding cysteine hydrolase family protein: MEFLKEQLGDLPVINKQFSQITSQNSALIIVDMLNGFCNMGALQSPHNDSLKEPIAKLVSQFKGPILSVQDSHSESDDEFEAFPPHCLADSHESQLVEPIKSQIESHHDSEVLPKATLSPFFGASGYTQWLSQIWEKGVTDIYIVGNCTDLCVYQTAMGTKLWMSEQSKKADINVIVDMVNTYDLPKDQTPKGAIPHPREVFHNVFLHHLALNGIKLIKLE, from the coding sequence ATGGAGTTTCTAAAGGAACAGTTAGGCGATTTACCTGTAATAAATAAACAATTTTCACAAATCACTTCACAAAACAGTGCATTAATTATAGTTGACATGCTAAATGGTTTTTGTAATATGGGAGCTCTTCAAAGTCCTCATAATGACAGCTTAAAAGAACCAATAGCTAAATTAGTATCTCAGTTTAAAGGACCAATATTATCAGTTCAAGACTCTCATTCAGAGTCAGATGATGAATTCGAAGCTTTTCCACCTCATTGCCTTGCTGACTCTCATGAATCCCAGCTAGTCGAACCTATTAAATCTCAAATAGAATCACATCATGACTCTGAAGTTTTACCTAAAGCTACATTAAGCCCGTTTTTTGGGGCTTCAGGTTATACCCAGTGGTTATCGCAAATTTGGGAGAAGGGAGTTACAGATATTTACATAGTAGGTAACTGCACCGATTTATGTGTTTATCAAACAGCCATGGGAACTAAGCTCTGGATGTCTGAACAGTCAAAAAAGGCTGATATAAATGTAATTGTAGACATGGTAAACACTTACGATTTACCTAAAGACCAGACACCAAAAGGTGCTATCCCTCACCCTAGGGAAGTCTTTCATAATGTATTTCTGCATCATTTGGCTTTAAATGGTATCAAATTAATCAAATTGGAATAA
- a CDS encoding slipin family protein, with protein sequence MIIVLNFLAIILVLLLVLTLLGMAVRIFAEYERGVTFRLGRFVGTKGPGLIFIIPFIDRIEKVSLRTVVYDVPVQEVITKDNVTCRVNAVLYYRVVEPKNAVINVQRFHEATIQLSQTTLRSVVGDAEFDELLSEREKLNQKLQQIIDQATDPWGIKVTTVEIKDVTIPDSIQRSIGRQAEAERRRRAVIIQAEGEKQAAKELAEAADILSKQKGGLTLRSLRTALEMSAEKGNTIYFPFPMEFTSLMNLIGGEENEEK encoded by the coding sequence ATGATAATAGTGCTTAATTTTTTAGCAATAATCTTAGTTTTACTGCTAGTCTTAACTTTACTTGGCATGGCAGTAAGAATTTTCGCTGAGTACGAACGAGGAGTGACCTTTCGCCTGGGAAGATTTGTAGGAACAAAAGGACCTGGTTTAATATTTATTATTCCATTTATAGATAGAATCGAAAAAGTATCATTACGGACTGTAGTTTATGACGTGCCGGTCCAAGAAGTAATTACTAAAGATAATGTAACTTGTAGAGTGAACGCTGTTTTGTACTATCGGGTGGTAGAACCTAAAAATGCTGTAATTAATGTTCAAAGATTTCATGAGGCAACTATTCAACTATCTCAAACTACATTGCGCAGTGTGGTAGGAGACGCTGAATTTGATGAATTACTTTCAGAAAGAGAAAAGTTAAATCAAAAATTGCAACAGATTATTGATCAGGCTACTGATCCCTGGGGAATTAAAGTCACTACCGTTGAAATTAAAGATGTCACTATCCCAGATAGTATTCAAAGGTCTATTGGAAGGCAAGCCGAAGCTGAACGAAGAAGAAGGGCAGTTATAATTCAAGCTGAAGGAGAAAAACAAGCAGCTAAGGAATTAGCAGAAGCGGCTGATATATTATCTAAACAAAAAGGTGGTTTAACGTTAAGGTCATTAAGAACTGCTCTTGAAATGTCTGCCGAAAAAGGTAATACCATTTATTTTCCCTTTCCTATGGAATTTACTAGTTTAATGAATTTAATAGGCGGGGAAGAAAACGAAGAAAAATAG
- a CDS encoding type 1 glutamine amidotransferase domain-containing protein: MQDKKAIVLCANMYEERELWYPYYRLQEAGLEVELVGAEEGTYTGKAGLPCKVDKQISQINAEEVDAVIIPGGFAPDSLRRNQQILNVIKKVNNNGGLIAAICHGPWLLVSADIISGKHITCFWAIIDDVKNAGAHYEDREVIRDGNIVTSRIPHDLPEFMKECLTVLQD, from the coding sequence ATGCAAGATAAAAAAGCTATTGTTTTATGTGCAAATATGTATGAAGAGAGAGAGTTATGGTATCCTTATTATCGACTTCAAGAAGCTGGTTTAGAAGTAGAATTGGTTGGGGCTGAGGAAGGAACATATACAGGAAAAGCAGGTCTGCCATGCAAGGTCGACAAGCAAATATCCCAGATTAATGCTGAAGAAGTAGATGCTGTAATAATACCAGGTGGTTTTGCCCCAGATAGCTTAAGAAGAAATCAACAAATTCTAAATGTAATTAAAAAAGTAAATAACAATGGAGGTTTAATTGCTGCTATCTGCCATGGTCCCTGGCTATTAGTTTCTGCTGATATAATTTCTGGTAAACATATAACTTGTTTTTGGGCTATCATAGATGATGTTAAAAATGCAGGTGCCCATTATGAAGATCGTGAAGTTATTAGAGATGGTAATATAGTTACTTCAAGGATTCCTCATGATTTACCGGAATTTATGAAAGAATGTTTAACAGTATTGCAAGATTAA
- a CDS encoding radical SAM protein — MVHNYLPGYLKLFEAGKLEKLRQNAYQELENCTICPHNCQVNRLNGQIGFCQTGEYVRIASFFPHLGEEGPLVGNKGSGTIFFSYCNLKCTFCQNYDISHYGNGELISLEKLARIMVKLQNTGCHNINLVSPSHFIPQIISALYEASKMGLKIPVVYNSGGFDSIKGLKYLDGIIDIYLPDIKFGSDETAYYYTKATNYFQVVNKAVSEMFRQVGPLKTDKHGIAYQGLIVRHLVLPKNLAESKQVFEMLADISQDITVNVMGQYYPAYQAHQDELLSQPPTIKDIKAARKSAHDRGLNLLDD; from the coding sequence ATGGTACATAACTACTTACCTGGATACTTGAAATTATTTGAAGCGGGAAAATTGGAAAAACTAAGACAGAATGCTTATCAAGAATTGGAAAATTGCACAATTTGTCCCCATAATTGTCAAGTTAACAGATTAAATGGACAAATAGGGTTCTGCCAAACTGGTGAATATGTTCGGATTGCCTCATTTTTCCCTCATTTAGGAGAAGAGGGACCTTTGGTTGGGAATAAGGGGTCTGGTACTATATTTTTTTCGTATTGCAATTTGAAATGTACTTTTTGTCAGAATTATGATATTAGCCATTATGGTAATGGTGAGCTGATATCATTGGAAAAATTAGCCAGAATAATGGTCAAATTACAAAACACTGGTTGTCACAATATCAACTTGGTTTCTCCATCCCATTTTATCCCCCAGATAATCTCGGCTTTGTATGAAGCTAGTAAAATGGGACTAAAAATACCTGTGGTCTATAACAGCGGAGGTTTTGACTCAATTAAGGGTTTGAAGTATCTTGATGGAATAATTGATATTTACTTACCTGATATTAAATTCGGTAGTGATGAAACTGCATATTATTATACAAAAGCTACTAATTATTTTCAGGTAGTTAATAAAGCTGTTAGTGAAATGTTTAGACAGGTAGGTCCTTTAAAAACTGATAAACATGGTATTGCTTATCAAGGGTTGATTGTTAGGCACTTGGTTTTACCTAAAAATCTAGCTGAATCAAAACAAGTCTTTGAAATGCTTGCAGATATTTCTCAAGATATTACAGTAAATGTTATGGGACAATATTATCCAGCATACCAAGCTCATCAGGATGAGTTACTGTCCCAACCACCAACTATCAAGGATATTAAAGCAGCTAGAAAATCAGCCCATGATAGAGGACTTAATCTTTTGGATGATTGA
- a CDS encoding DegV family protein, with the protein MIKILTDSASDLPEKIIKRYKIDVLPFVINLNGREYRDGIDINSKDIFQAIREGKEVFTSQVPQNILYQRLETYASQGFDCLYIGFSSKLSGTYQTARMIAKEVDEKFPEVNVATVDSLAGSLAQGMIVERAAIMKENGASLHNIIQKIQQQTKKVEHIFSIDDLKHLYRGGRIRLSSAWLGSVLKIKPVLHVTDGKIEPLEKQRGNKRLLRRIVDIVDERGDNLSHQTIGIAHADDENKALQLRNMLMERLNCKQFVINQIGCVLSAHLGVGGVGVFFNA; encoded by the coding sequence ATGATTAAAATTCTAACTGATAGTGCTAGTGACTTGCCAGAAAAAATTATTAAACGTTATAAAATAGATGTATTGCCATTTGTGATAAATTTAAATGGTAGGGAGTATAGAGATGGTATAGACATCAATTCTAAAGATATTTTTCAGGCTATTAGGGAGGGAAAAGAAGTTTTTACATCCCAAGTACCTCAAAATATATTGTATCAAAGGTTGGAAACTTATGCATCTCAGGGATTCGATTGTCTCTATATTGGTTTTTCTTCAAAATTATCAGGTACTTATCAAACTGCCAGAATGATAGCCAAGGAAGTGGATGAAAAATTTCCTGAAGTAAATGTAGCGACTGTAGATAGTTTGGCTGGATCATTGGCACAAGGCATGATAGTTGAGAGAGCAGCTATCATGAAAGAAAACGGAGCTTCCTTGCATAACATCATTCAAAAAATACAACAACAAACTAAGAAGGTAGAACATATATTTTCAATAGATGATTTAAAACATTTGTACCGAGGTGGTAGGATTAGACTTAGCAGTGCCTGGCTAGGTTCTGTTTTAAAAATCAAACCGGTGCTTCATGTAACGGATGGGAAAATTGAACCTTTGGAAAAGCAAAGAGGGAATAAACGCTTGTTGAGAAGAATTGTCGATATAGTTGATGAACGAGGTGATAATCTAAGTCATCAGACAATTGGTATAGCCCATGCTGATGATGAAAATAAAGCTTTGCAGTTGAGAAATATGCTAATGGAAAGGTTAAATTGTAAGCAATTTGTAATCAATCAAATAGGTTGTGTATTGAGTGCTCATTTAGGTGTTGGAGGAGTAGGAGTGTTCTTTAATGCTTAG
- a CDS encoding DUF6391 domain-containing protein, whose product MFLIDLLLLPILLFLFFSILILPFQFAFYSLINIITIPGQLIKIAINKKLRQNHALEHSTINVLEREFGYRKLAGYATEQGFFIQGKVHPAHLENAAIIGLQRLQRGENHLAIHNRCGTSMLAANFVAAVIFIVLLWQTGMFNFFNIIVAIILSQFVGPLAGRILQRFITTSAQVKDMDIIGVEYNSRNFIGIFGMSFPQTPNKFFVRTQKSDQVEIIRI is encoded by the coding sequence ATGTTCTTAATTGATCTGTTATTATTACCAATTTTATTATTTCTCTTTTTTAGTATTTTAATATTACCGTTTCAGTTTGCATTTTACTCCTTGATTAATATAATAACTATACCTGGTCAACTAATTAAAATAGCAATTAATAAAAAATTAAGACAAAATCATGCCTTGGAACATTCAACTATTAATGTTTTGGAAAGAGAGTTTGGCTATAGGAAATTAGCTGGCTATGCTACAGAACAAGGGTTTTTTATCCAAGGGAAAGTACATCCTGCTCATTTAGAAAACGCAGCAATAATTGGGCTTCAGAGATTACAAAGAGGAGAAAATCATTTAGCCATTCACAATAGATGTGGAACTAGTATGTTGGCTGCTAACTTTGTAGCTGCAGTAATTTTTATTGTTCTGCTCTGGCAGACAGGTATGTTTAACTTCTTTAATATCATTGTCGCCATTATCCTGTCCCAGTTCGTTGGACCCCTAGCGGGTAGAATTTTACAGCGGTTTATAACCACATCAGCTCAAGTTAAAGATATGGATATTATAGGTGTAGAATACAATTCTAGAAACTTCATTGGTATTTTCGGGATGTCTTTTCCCCAAACTCCCAACAAATTTTTTGTCAGGACACAAAAAAGTGATCAGGTTGAAATTATTCGTATCTAA
- a CDS encoding recombinase family protein, with the protein MIGIYARVSTEEQAKTGTSIQDQLRACKEYLSKDELQNYQLQEYIDEGISGEIFERPALSKLRNDSERGNLTAVICFDPDRLSRKLMHQLIITEELNEHGVELLFVNGYYQKTPEGNLFYSLRGAISEFEKAKITERMKRGRLEKARQGSVLRDYNVYGYNYNKNNRSLEINKKESEIVKLIFDLFTRPEGQNLGINGIANYLTKKGIPTKTNKQTWHRQVVKQILQNPVYIGSFYQNKWKAEATRDSPVQKATKSISPKVRDQSDWIEIKCPAIITESKFYKAQELLKQSRRKWVKQGKRLYLLSGLVKCGLCNNTMTGRRVKNWGEYVFIYTDKKNNPGIYQGCGLNIPCSELDKVVSEVVFNWLTDLNEIKSQVSEVLEGQNKHIELDISETESKLSKTKQQKKKLLDLIGEDTISIQEAREYLQSCNQKEKKLSQKLKELQAHKKNIKKQYQSKQSKHIISSTFAKIKNYNEEDLINQQQIIRTMIREIIIYKNSIVINTH; encoded by the coding sequence ATGATCGGGATATATGCTCGAGTCAGCACAGAGGAACAAGCAAAAACAGGGACTAGTATTCAAGATCAGTTAAGAGCCTGTAAGGAGTATTTATCCAAGGATGAGCTTCAAAATTATCAACTTCAGGAATATATTGATGAAGGAATTTCGGGTGAAATCTTTGAACGTCCTGCTCTATCTAAATTGAGAAATGATTCCGAAAGGGGGAACTTAACAGCAGTTATCTGTTTTGACCCTGATCGATTATCTCGTAAATTAATGCATCAACTAATAATTACTGAAGAACTTAATGAACATGGAGTGGAGCTATTATTCGTTAATGGCTATTATCAAAAAACCCCAGAAGGGAATTTGTTTTATAGTTTAAGAGGAGCAATTTCAGAATTTGAAAAGGCTAAAATTACTGAACGTATGAAACGAGGAAGATTAGAAAAAGCCAGACAAGGTTCAGTTTTAAGAGATTATAATGTATATGGCTATAATTATAATAAAAATAATCGTAGTTTGGAGATAAATAAAAAAGAGAGTGAGATAGTTAAGTTAATATTTGATTTATTTACAAGGCCTGAGGGTCAAAATTTAGGGATCAATGGTATTGCAAATTATTTGACGAAAAAAGGGATTCCGACTAAAACAAACAAGCAAACTTGGCATAGACAAGTAGTAAAACAAATCCTGCAAAACCCAGTTTATATTGGTAGTTTTTACCAAAACAAATGGAAAGCGGAAGCTACAAGGGACTCACCAGTACAAAAAGCAACTAAGTCGATAAGCCCTAAGGTAAGGGATCAAAGTGATTGGATTGAAATTAAATGTCCAGCTATAATTACAGAGAGCAAATTCTATAAAGCCCAAGAACTTCTGAAACAGTCCAGGAGAAAGTGGGTTAAGCAAGGAAAACGTCTTTATCTGTTAAGTGGTTTAGTGAAATGCGGTTTATGTAATAATACTATGACTGGCAGACGTGTTAAGAATTGGGGTGAGTATGTATTTATTTATACTGATAAAAAGAATAATCCCGGAATCTATCAGGGCTGTGGTTTGAATATTCCGTGTAGTGAGTTAGACAAAGTTGTTTCAGAAGTGGTGTTTAACTGGTTAACAGATTTAAATGAAATAAAATCTCAAGTATCCGAGGTTTTAGAAGGGCAAAATAAACATATTGAACTAGATATAAGTGAAACTGAGTCAAAACTTTCTAAAACAAAGCAACAAAAGAAAAAGCTCCTTGATTTAATTGGTGAAGATACCATATCAATTCAAGAAGCAAGGGAGTATTTGCAAAGCTGCAATCAGAAAGAGAAGAAATTGAGTCAAAAATTAAAGGAATTACAAGCTCATAAGAAGAATATAAAAAAACAGTATCAATCTAAACAAAGTAAGCATATAATTTCATCGACTTTTGCAAAGATTAAAAATTACAATGAAGAAGATTTAATTAATCAACAGCAAATCATTAGAACCATGATTAGAGAAATCATAATCTATAAAAATAGTATAGTCATTAATACCCATTAA
- a CDS encoding YqeG family HAD IIIA-type phosphatase produces MKLLYPDLYLESIYNLDFDKLANKGIQGIITDLDNTLIAWKDEELTDYLNNWFQEAKSKKLEMCIVSNNQNSRVHKFAEKVGLPAIPNANKPRKKAFKKALQELELPPEKVAVVGDQVFTDVLGGNRMGMFTILVVPIDEKEFIGTKFLRLLERFILRKVSKQS; encoded by the coding sequence TTGAAACTATTGTATCCGGATTTATATCTAGAGTCTATTTACAATCTAGATTTTGACAAATTAGCAAATAAGGGAATCCAAGGTATAATTACAGATTTAGATAATACTTTGATTGCTTGGAAAGATGAAGAGTTGACTGATTATCTTAATAATTGGTTTCAAGAAGCTAAATCAAAGAAATTAGAGATGTGCATAGTATCTAACAACCAAAATAGTCGAGTCCATAAATTTGCAGAAAAAGTTGGTTTACCTGCTATACCAAATGCCAACAAACCCAGAAAAAAAGCTTTTAAGAAGGCTTTACAAGAATTGGAATTACCACCCGAAAAGGTTGCAGTCGTAGGTGATCAGGTATTTACTGATGTCCTGGGAGGTAATAGGATGGGAATGTTTACAATTTTAGTTGTTCCCATAGACGAAAAGGAATTTATAGGGACCAAATTTTTGAGACTATTAGAAAGGTTCATATTGCGGAAAGTGAGCAAACAGAGTTAA
- the sppA gene encoding signal peptide peptidase SppA, whose translation MLLSHVYSGFRWIYYGCSFIKRTLTRPADYIIIELEGNYNFFPEPQNFLKKRFAKTPPAILNLKKQLKTISNDPRLTGVVLKQTNFNIPYTYLDEVIDALKILKNNNKKLYSWAKNYSTSGYFLASYCDEIFLQPGGKIDELGFLNESFFLKDALNQLGIEFDIFKISPYKTASDFLIRSNSSKEAREMNQWIMNSIYDNFINNISWGRKKTKQEMEELVNNAPYTDNESLELGLIDKILGEEDLVKFLKPLDKKESKKIQHSIKIENFKSAHKKLYPPRPKKSKGSVGLVKIEGMIIDGRSKAPQNYPPIPIPLIAGERAGDLTITEQLRKLGANPKIKGIIVFIDSGGGSALASESIAYTIRSITRQKPVIALLGEKAASGGYYVASQADYIVSYPTTLTGSIGVVAGKAVNTNLLNKLLINREINVRGNSREMFYSHRVFNDREREKMQEGLMRTYNLFLERVCEGRKMTKAQLDPIAKGKVWTGEQALAKGLVDELGGFEETKVKMKELTGLSKFSIYEPKITERYQISKFDEQQNIVNYSIEGLKLFDGKKPLCIAEELVY comes from the coding sequence ATGTTATTATCCCATGTGTATTCAGGGTTTAGATGGATATATTATGGTTGTTCTTTTATTAAAAGAACTTTAACCAGGCCCGCGGATTACATAATAATCGAGTTAGAAGGTAATTATAATTTTTTTCCTGAACCCCAAAATTTTTTAAAAAAAAGATTTGCTAAAACCCCTCCGGCAATATTAAATTTAAAAAAACAATTGAAAACTATCAGTAACGATCCTAGATTAACAGGTGTGGTTTTGAAACAGACCAATTTTAATATACCATACACTTATTTAGATGAAGTTATAGACGCTTTAAAAATCCTGAAAAATAACAATAAAAAGTTATACTCCTGGGCAAAAAATTATAGTACCAGTGGTTATTTTTTAGCTAGTTATTGTGACGAAATATTTTTGCAACCTGGTGGAAAAATTGATGAGTTGGGTTTTCTCAATGAGAGTTTTTTTCTTAAGGATGCTCTTAATCAATTGGGCATTGAATTTGATATTTTTAAAATCAGTCCTTATAAAACAGCTTCAGACTTTCTGATTCGGTCTAACTCTTCTAAAGAAGCCCGAGAGATGAATCAGTGGATTATGAACTCTATATATGACAATTTCATTAATAATATATCTTGGGGCAGAAAAAAGACTAAACAGGAGATGGAAGAATTAGTCAATAATGCTCCCTATACAGATAACGAAAGCCTTGAATTAGGATTGATAGATAAAATCTTGGGAGAAGAAGATTTAGTTAAATTTTTAAAACCGCTCGATAAAAAAGAGTCGAAAAAAATACAACACTCAATAAAAATTGAGAACTTTAAGAGTGCTCATAAAAAACTATATCCACCTAGACCTAAAAAGTCAAAAGGTAGTGTTGGACTTGTAAAAATAGAGGGTATGATAATAGATGGTAGGAGCAAAGCCCCGCAAAATTATCCTCCCATTCCAATTCCCTTAATTGCTGGTGAACGTGCTGGCGATCTCACCATTACCGAACAATTAAGGAAACTGGGTGCAAATCCCAAAATTAAGGGGATAATTGTATTTATTGATTCAGGAGGCGGTTCGGCTTTGGCTTCTGAGTCTATTGCTTACACTATAAGGTCTATTACTAGACAAAAACCAGTAATTGCTTTATTAGGTGAAAAAGCAGCATCCGGGGGATATTATGTGGCATCACAAGCTGATTATATAGTGTCCTACCCCACTACACTTACTGGATCCATAGGTGTAGTTGCCGGTAAGGCAGTTAATACAAATTTACTAAATAAATTATTGATTAACCGAGAAATCAATGTAAGAGGAAACAGCAGAGAAATGTTTTACAGTCATAGAGTTTTCAATGATAGAGAACGGGAAAAAATGCAAGAAGGATTAATGCGAACATACAATCTATTTTTAGAAAGAGTTTGTGAGGGCAGGAAAATGACTAAAGCCCAGTTAGATCCTATAGCAAAAGGTAAAGTCTGGACTGGGGAACAAGCTTTAGCCAAAGGATTAGTTGATGAGTTAGGTGGATTTGAAGAAACAAAAGTTAAAATGAAAGAGTTAACAGGTTTATCTAAATTTTCGATTTATGAACCAAAAATCACCGAAAGGTATCAAATATCAAAATTTGATGAACAACAAAATATCGTAAATTATTCCATAGAAGGACTAAAATTATTTGATGGTAAAAAACCGTTATGTATAGCTGAGGAATTGGTATATTAA
- a CDS encoding slipin family protein, which produces MLPQYFGLLGGALLVIILLSMAIQIINEYERGVTFRLGRLIGTKGPGLIVIIPIIDRLVRVTLRTVVYDVPVQEVITRDNVTCKVNAVLYYRVVAPEKAVVNVQRYHEATIQLAQTTLRSVVGEADLDELLSEREKLNQKLQKIIDEATDPWGIKVTTVEIKDVMIPEAMQRTIARQAEAERRKRAVIIQADGERQAAVQLARAADILSKQEGGLTLRTLRTASEISAEKSSSIFFPLPMEFGGLLSRIDLDELINKSSARESSEQDHNLENESLNEEHHDEKKQEENDNE; this is translated from the coding sequence ATGTTACCTCAGTACTTTGGATTACTGGGTGGAGCTTTATTAGTAATTATCCTTTTAAGCATGGCCATTCAAATTATCAATGAGTACGAGCGTGGTGTAACATTTCGATTGGGTAGACTTATAGGAACTAAGGGGCCAGGCCTGATTGTAATTATCCCTATAATTGATCGTTTAGTACGAGTTACCTTGAGAACTGTTGTATACGATGTTCCAGTGCAAGAAGTAATTACCAGGGATAATGTTACTTGCAAAGTTAATGCAGTTCTTTATTACCGGGTAGTAGCTCCTGAAAAAGCTGTGGTCAATGTCCAAAGGTATCATGAGGCAACAATTCAACTAGCTCAAACAACCTTAAGAAGTGTAGTAGGTGAAGCTGACTTAGATGAACTGTTATCAGAACGGGAAAAGCTCAATCAGAAACTACAAAAAATTATAGATGAAGCTACCGATCCTTGGGGAATTAAAGTTACTACAGTTGAAATTAAAGACGTAATGATTCCTGAGGCCATGCAAAGAACCATTGCTCGCCAGGCAGAAGCAGAAAGGCGTAAAAGAGCTGTTATTATTCAAGCTGATGGAGAGCGACAAGCAGCTGTTCAATTGGCCAGGGCGGCGGATATATTGTCTAAACAAGAAGGCGGTTTAACATTGAGAACACTAAGGACGGCTTCTGAGATTTCTGCAGAAAAAAGTTCAAGTATCTTTTTCCCACTACCTATGGAATTTGGAGGCTTATTATCACGTATAGACCTTGATGAATTGATAAATAAATCCTCGGCTCGAGAGTCTTCAGAACAAGATCATAATTTAGAAAATGAAAGTTTAAATGAAGAGCACCATGATGAGAAAAAACAAGAGGAAAATGATAATGAATAA